A genomic segment from uncultured Alistipes sp. encodes:
- a CDS encoding DUF2625 domain-containing protein — translation MRTLDALIDTQDPGWPLIQEWMAEAKNRYRILPKTSQRANQELLDAQVTTRSIMGAVIYETGGILINKGWIRVLGSGSPELDRGIMSWNKGKSFQKNGDQPTFLLVADDVVGGYFAINAGALGPNMGTIHYLAPDTLQWENLEVGYSDFLHWLLTGPVDTFYETFNWKNRDLDLERVDGNHTISFVPFLWTNEGQDLEQTDKRIIPVEEHYALTLELQKQLLK, via the coding sequence ATGAGAACGTTAGACGCCTTAATAGATACGCAAGATCCGGGATGGCCGCTCATTCAGGAGTGGATGGCAGAAGCGAAGAATCGGTATCGGATTTTACCGAAAACTTCGCAGCGAGCCAATCAGGAACTTTTGGATGCACAAGTTACCACCCGTTCAATTATGGGAGCTGTTATCTACGAAACTGGTGGTATTCTTATCAACAAGGGTTGGATCCGAGTTTTGGGTTCAGGCTCTCCGGAACTCGATCGAGGGATCATGTCATGGAATAAAGGTAAAAGTTTCCAAAAGAATGGTGACCAACCCACATTCTTGTTGGTGGCCGATGATGTTGTCGGAGGCTATTTTGCCATCAATGCAGGGGCACTGGGGCCTAATATGGGAACAATCCACTATTTGGCGCCAGACACACTACAATGGGAAAATCTGGAGGTCGGATACTCCGATTTTCTGCATTGGTTGCTGACTGGACCAGTCGACACCTTTTACGAGACCTTCAACTGGAAAAATCGAGATCTTGATCTGGAACGAGTCGATGGAAATCACACCATCTCTTTTGTTCCATTCTTATGGACGAATGAGGGACAAGATCTGGAACAAACAGACAAACGAATCATTCCCGTAGAAGAACATTATGCTCTCACGTTAGAATTACAAAAGCAACTTTTGAAATAA
- a CDS encoding trypsin-like peptidase domain-containing protein: MEQNIYSVVFKVTHAGGSGSCFYLKDHDLFVTNYHVVEGFHTVAVHDNDRNPYPAKVVLVNPTLDIALLAVDHDFSSLPSLHLAADDSLAISNKIRVAGYPYGMPFTVTEGTVSSPRQLMNGQYYIQTDAAVNPGNSGGPIINERNEVVGITVSKFTNSDADNMGFGIRVETLHKLFDSLGELDRDCFQVQCESCDELISDEEEFCPSCGEKLPEGVFEERQLSPLSEFCEAAIAKMGINPILARDGNEAWLFHKGSSEIRLFVYDRTYLFAVSPINLLPKKEVERVLDYMLDTDFYPYKLGIEGRQIYLCYRIHLADISEESEERIQQNLVQLAEKADELDNMMVECFGCEFSAYTKQENEA; this comes from the coding sequence ATGGAACAGAATATTTATAGCGTAGTATTCAAGGTTACGCATGCCGGCGGCTCGGGCAGCTGCTTCTACCTGAAAGACCACGATCTCTTCGTCACGAACTACCATGTGGTCGAGGGATTCCACACCGTGGCCGTCCACGACAACGACCGCAACCCCTATCCGGCGAAGGTCGTGCTCGTGAACCCAACGCTGGACATCGCACTGCTGGCCGTCGACCACGACTTCTCATCGCTGCCGTCCCTGCACCTGGCGGCCGACGATTCGCTCGCCATCAGCAACAAGATCCGCGTGGCGGGCTATCCCTACGGCATGCCCTTCACCGTCACCGAAGGCACCGTCTCGTCGCCCAGGCAGCTGATGAACGGGCAGTATTACATCCAGACCGACGCCGCGGTGAACCCCGGCAACTCCGGCGGCCCGATCATCAACGAACGCAACGAAGTGGTCGGCATCACGGTGAGCAAGTTCACCAACTCCGACGCCGACAACATGGGATTCGGCATCCGCGTGGAGACGCTGCACAAGCTCTTCGATTCGCTCGGCGAGCTGGACCGCGACTGCTTCCAGGTGCAGTGCGAGAGCTGCGACGAGTTGATCTCGGACGAAGAGGAGTTCTGCCCCTCGTGCGGCGAAAAGCTGCCCGAAGGGGTCTTCGAGGAGCGTCAGCTCTCGCCTTTGAGCGAGTTCTGCGAGGCGGCCATCGCGAAGATGGGCATCAACCCCATTCTGGCCCGCGACGGCAACGAAGCGTGGTTGTTCCACAAAGGCAGCTCCGAGATCCGGCTGTTCGTCTACGACCGCACCTACCTGTTTGCCGTCTCGCCGATCAACCTCCTGCCCAAAAAGGAGGTCGAGAGGGTGCTGGACTACATGCTCGATACGGACTTCTATCCCTACAAACTCGGCATCGAGGGGCGCCAGATCTACCTGTGCTACCGCATCCATCTGGCAGACATTTCGGAGGAGTCCGAGGAGCGGATCCAGCAGAACCTCGTTCAGCTGGCAGAAAAGGCCGACGAACTGGACAACATGATGGTCGAGTGCTTCGGCTGCGAATTCTCGGCCTACACGAAACAGGAAAACGAAGCGTAA